A single Vigna radiata var. radiata cultivar VC1973A chromosome 8, Vradiata_ver6, whole genome shotgun sequence DNA region contains:
- the LOC106771303 gene encoding uncharacterized protein LOC106771303, with product MPQVDLETLVSACSGGCSDQKIACADNDHPDLPPESFWLSGDAEYDWWDRNAVYQRNESTKGNSISSTNLNPSSNNNSQRFSKNLKSKAAIIGLPKPQKTSFADAKCRRNHRLANARLFPKRSASVSGKSENSLVEPSSPKVSCIGRVRSKRDRNRTLRTRQRSISSTATATTSIAAVTITRQKSKRSQRKKAGFFASVRAIFQTGRRGKPVQKPDLQPGDSSSKKKWSYGKKTRGSTGGSTGSRNDDLLEESFSSEPRGLGSVNRFVSGRRSESWVVGESEIHVSH from the coding sequence ATGCCACAGGTCGATTTGGAGACGCTGGTTTCCGCCTGCAGCGGCGGTTGCTCTGACCAGAAAATCGCCTGTGCCGACAACGACCATCCAGACTTGCCGCCGGAGTCCTTCTGGCTCTCCGGTGACGCCGAGTACGACTGGTGGGACCGCAACGCCGTTTACCAGAGGAACGAATCCACTAAAGGAAACTCAATTTCCTCCACGAACCTCAACCCTAGCTCTAACAACAACTCGCAGCGATTCTCCAAGAATCTGAAATCCAAAGCCGCAATTATCGGCTTGCCGAAGCCGCAGAAAACCTCCTTCGCCGACGCAAAATGCCGTCGCAATCACCGACTTGCAAACGCCAGGCTCTTCCCCAAGCGGAGCGCGTCTGTCAGCGGAAAATCGGAAAACTCCCTCGTTGAACCCTCGTCGCCGAAGGTCTCCTGCATAGGGAGAGTGCGATCCAAGCGAGACCGCAATCGGACACTTAGAACGCGCCAGAGATCAATCTCCTCCACCGCCACCGCCACTACCTCAATCGCCGCCGTTACCATCACGCGGCAAAAGTCTAAGCGGAGCCAGAGGAAGAAGGCTGGATTCTTCGCAAGCGTTCGTGCTATATTCCAAACTGGTCGCAGGGGAAAACCAGTTCAGAAACCGGACCTTCAGCCTGGGGATTCTTCTTCGAAGAAGAAATGGAGCTATGGCAAGAAAACGAGGGGAAGCACTGGTGGCAGCACGGGGAGCCGCAACGACGATTTGTTAGAAGAATCGTTCTCGAGTGAGCCGCGCGGTTTGGGTTCCGTGAACCGGTTCGTGTCGGGGAGAAGATCGGAGTCGTGGGTAGTTGGTGAGTCCGAAATCCACGTGTCTCATTAG